The Halobacillus amylolyticus nucleotide sequence CAAATGGTCCCAGGCGAGAAAAGAAGGCAAAGCCATTCAAAAATCACTAGAATCAAACTAATCCATTCAAAAAGCCGGGGGGAGCCTCGGCTTTTTTGTTACAATCTTCCACCTCAGGTCATCCATAAAATGGATGACCTGAGGTGGAAGGTGTTACCAGTTACTTTGCGTTGAAGCGGGTTTTTCCATGAACAAAAAGACAGTATCTTCCCGTGGCAGTTGTTTGGTTTTGTACCCCTTATATCCAAGCTTTTCATAGAAAGCGATATTTTTGGTGCTCTTGCTTCCCGTAAATAATTCGAAACGTACATTTTCATATCTGCTTTCAATCTCTTGCATTAATTCCTTCCCGATTCCCCTTCCCTGAAACGCTGGATCAACCATTAATTTCCCAACATGACAGGTTCCGTTTTCCTGGGATGCCCTCACTGAACCGACAATCTCACCATCGAGCACATATTTTAATATAAAGCTGCTCTCAAAATCCTTTTCTACGCTTGATACAGTTTGTTGTAATGGCTGGATGTCGTAATCGTTATATAGTTCAGCCTCACTCCTGTAGGCCTTCTTTTGTATGCGTAAGATTTCTGAGGCATCCTCTGGTTTAGCCTCTAAAATTTCTTTCATAACTAAACGCTCCCTTATCAATTTATCATCGCTCATTTATGGGTTATGAACAAAAAAGCCTGTTCCTTGATGTTTTTAATCACATAGGAACAGACACCAAATGTAGTGTTTTATCGAGCAACTATCCTCTCACCCGTAAAGAATCCAGCGTACTTGATGAAGGGTATTTTACACGATATTTTCGATTAACTGCGTCGATAATAGTTTTTTTAGACTCAGGGTCAAGGCTGGCCTCCTCGCTGACCTCTCCATGAGGAAGCTTAACCTCAAAATCGACATGATTTTGGTTATAACGAATGGTTCCTGAAACGACCATGGTTGAAATCCTCCTATCTAAAGTATTGTTAATCAAGTTTATATGGTTTTTTATTAAATAGGCAAGAGTAACAGTTTCCAAGTCACGGGATAATACTAACGAGTCCTACAAGACATTACCCATCACCTTTCTCTGCCTTTCCATAGAAAGTCTTTTCTCTGCTTTAAAAAGGATAAACTCAAAGAGGTTTTACTATACTATTTGAAAAGGAAAATCCCGAGAACCTGAAGGCCCCGGGATTATCTTAATAATAAATCTAAGCTGCATCAACGTCATTTTTATTTTCATTCGCTTTTGTTTTCCATCCCAATAAGAATAATAGGGCTAGCAATCCCAGTATAGCAATACCAACAATTGTGTTCGACCCAATTAACCGAATGAGATTTCCGAGAACAATTCCTACTACTCCAAAGTCTGCATCTCCAAACGTGGTGCCTTGAAAGCCAAGAGAGCCTAGTACAGGTAGTAATAATGCAGGTAAAAAACTAATCATTACACCATTAGCCATGGAGCCGAAAACAGCTCCTCGCCGACCACCAGTTGCGTTTCCAAAGACTCCAGCGGCAGCACCTGTGAAGAAGTGAGGAACTAATCCGGGAACAATTACACTAAGGCCTAGAAGGGGTAGGAAAAACATACTAACAAGACCAGCAACAAAGCTACAGAGGAAGCCAATAATTACAGCATTTCCTGCAAAAGGGAAGATGGCTGGAGCATCAAGTGCGGGTTTAGCATTGGGAACAACCTTGTCAGCTATTCCTTTAAATGCCG carries:
- a CDS encoding GNAT family N-acetyltransferase, which encodes MKEILEAKPEDASEILRIQKKAYRSEAELYNDYDIQPLQQTVSSVEKDFESSFILKYVLDGEIVGSVRASQENGTCHVGKLMVDPAFQGRGIGKELMQEIESRYENVRFELFTGSKSTKNIAFYEKLGYKGYKTKQLPREDTVFLFMEKPASTQSNW